In the genome of Abyssalbus ytuae, the window AATTTCGTTCCTGCTGTCCCTCTTCTTCAAGAATGCTTAATAAATCCTGGGAAAAACTATAACTGTGATACCCGATTAGTATAATTATAAGCGCTATTTTTTTCATGTCTTGGTTAATTATAAGGTTGATGGTCCAGTTCAAAAGATATCTTTATTGTTTTTGCTATATTATTAGCTACAATGGCCGGTATTTTTATGTCAAAATCGGCTACTTCTACCATAAAGTTTCCTTTTAACAAAATACTGTCTCCGGCTATGGTTATTTTTGCCTTGGTTTTAATATCCTTAGTGGCCCCGTGAAGTGTAAGGTTTCCATTTATAAGTGCTTCCCCGGTTTGCTTTGCTTCTTCAAAATTTTCAATGGTACCAGAAAAAGTAGCTTTTGGGTATATATCCGATTCAACATAATTCTCATTGAAGTGTTCCTGCATCAGCGATTTTTCAAATATAAATGATTTCATAAGCAGGGAAACTGCTACTTCTCCGGTATTGGCATTTACAATACTCAATACCTGATCATTATAGGCTTCAATATCTTCTACCGGTGAATGAGAAA includes:
- a CDS encoding YceI family protein, with the translated sequence MKSICFLVLSVFLFNLIHAQEKYITRQGHISFFSHSPVEDIEAYNDQVLSIVNANTGEVAVSLLMKSFIFEKSLMQEHFNENYVESDIYPKATFSGTIENFEEAKQTGEALINGNLTLHGATKDIKTKAKITIAGDSILLKGNFMVEVADFDIKIPAIVANNIAKTIKISFELDHQPYN